The following proteins come from a genomic window of Paenibacillus spongiae:
- the hisD gene encoding histidinol dehydrogenase translates to MRMLRAEQFGLTREVEYGTPEQNETVRKIVEAVRNEGDAAVLAYTEEHDRVKLDPGSLRVTEGEIQAAYGRVDDAFLTAIREAAANIRAFHEKQLRQSWMDLQADGTMLGQILRPLKRVGVYVPGGKAAYPSSVLMNVIPAQVAGVPEIVMVTPPATGGKEGIDPYILVAAAEAGVKEMYRIGGAQAVAALAYGTATIPPVDKICGPGNIFVALAKRAVFGAVDIDSIAGPSEIVVLADEQADAAYVAADLLSQAEHDEMASAILVTTSREFGDRVAIEVEKQLAELPRADIARKSIDSNGAVLLAESLDEAIAVINRMAPEHLEVMIADPMSILGRIENAGAIFIGPYSSEPVGDYFAGPNHILPTNGTARFSSPVNVDDFVKKSSLIYYSKEALLANGDKIMTLARHEGLEAHARAIEIRLEREGRE, encoded by the coding sequence ATGCGTATGCTGCGTGCGGAGCAATTTGGGTTGACGCGCGAGGTGGAGTACGGCACGCCGGAGCAGAATGAAACGGTCCGTAAGATCGTCGAAGCGGTCCGGAACGAGGGCGACGCGGCCGTGCTCGCCTATACGGAGGAGCATGACCGGGTGAAGCTGGACCCCGGTTCGCTGCGGGTAACGGAAGGCGAGATTCAGGCGGCGTACGGTCGCGTGGACGACGCATTCCTGACAGCCATCCGTGAGGCGGCTGCGAATATTCGGGCATTCCATGAGAAGCAGCTTCGTCAGTCATGGATGGATCTGCAGGCCGACGGAACGATGCTCGGGCAGATTCTCCGTCCGCTCAAGCGGGTCGGCGTGTACGTTCCGGGAGGGAAGGCTGCTTATCCCTCATCGGTATTGATGAATGTCATTCCGGCACAGGTAGCCGGCGTTCCGGAGATCGTCATGGTTACGCCGCCGGCAACGGGCGGCAAGGAGGGTATCGATCCCTATATTCTGGTAGCCGCTGCGGAAGCGGGTGTGAAGGAGATGTACCGCATAGGCGGAGCGCAGGCGGTAGCGGCGCTTGCTTACGGTACGGCAACGATTCCGCCGGTGGACAAAATATGCGGTCCCGGCAATATCTTCGTCGCGCTCGCGAAGCGAGCCGTATTCGGCGCTGTCGATATCGACAGCATCGCGGGGCCGAGCGAGATCGTCGTTCTGGCCGACGAGCAGGCCGATGCCGCTTATGTGGCGGCTGATCTGCTATCGCAAGCGGAGCATGACGAGATGGCGTCGGCTATTCTCGTAACGACCTCCCGGGAGTTTGGAGACCGGGTGGCCATTGAAGTCGAGAAGCAGCTTGCGGAGCTTCCGAGAGCGGACATAGCGCGCAAGTCTATCGACAGCAACGGTGCAGTATTGCTGGCGGAATCGCTCGACGAAGCGATCGCGGTCATCAACCGGATGGCGCCGGAGCATCTTGAAGTGATGATCGCCGACCCGATGTCGATTCTGGGCCGGATCGAGAACGCCGGCGCGATCTTCATCGGACCTTACAGCTCCGAGCCGGTCGGCGATTATTTTGCAGGCCCGAATCACATTCTTCCGACGAATGGAACGGCCCGTTTCTCTTCTCCCGTGAACGTGGACGACTTCGTGAAGAAATCGAGCCTGATCTATTACAGCAAAGAGGCGCTGCTGGCTAATGGCGATAAGATTATGACGCTTGCCCGCCATGAAGGTCTTGAAGCGCATGCACGAGCGATCGAAATCCGGCTGGAGCGAGAGGGCCGGGAATAA
- the hisB gene encoding imidazoleglycerol-phosphate dehydratase HisB, whose protein sequence is MADHVIRAADVARKTNETDIKLAFSVDGSGTSNIETDVPFLNHMLDLFTKHGQFDLTVEARGDVDIDDHHTVEDIGICLGQTIREALGDKKGIKRYASVFVPMDEALAQVVIDLSNRPHFEYRAQYPSQQVGSFSTELVHEFLWKLALEARMTLHVIVHYGVNTHHMIEAVFKALGRALDEATSIDPRVQGVPSTKGVL, encoded by the coding sequence ATGGCGGATCATGTCATCCGCGCGGCCGATGTGGCGCGCAAGACGAATGAAACAGACATCAAGCTGGCGTTTTCAGTGGACGGCAGCGGAACGTCGAATATCGAAACGGACGTCCCGTTTCTGAATCATATGCTGGATCTGTTTACGAAGCACGGTCAGTTCGATCTGACCGTCGAAGCCAGGGGCGATGTCGATATCGACGATCACCACACGGTAGAGGATATCGGAATCTGCCTCGGTCAGACCATTCGGGAAGCATTAGGCGACAAAAAGGGCATTAAGCGGTACGCATCGGTGTTCGTGCCGATGGACGAGGCGCTGGCCCAGGTCGTCATCGACCTTAGCAACCGCCCGCACTTCGAATATCGGGCACAGTATCCGTCGCAGCAAGTGGGCAGCTTCTCTACGGAGCTCGTACACGAGTTTCTCTGGAAGCTCGCGCTTGAGGCGCGCATGACGCTACACGTCATCGTGCATTACGGCGTCAATACGCATCATATGATCGAGGCGGTCTTCAAGGCGCTCGGACGGGCGCTTGATGAAGCAACCAGCATTGACCCTCGCGTACAAGGAGTGCCTTCGACGAAGGGAGTGCTGTAA
- the hisH gene encoding imidazole glycerol phosphate synthase subunit HisH, producing the protein MIAIIDYGMGNLHSVSKAVERLGYQAKITADAQEILEADGAILPGVGAFGDAMQNLRNTGLDEVTKFYASSGKPLLGICLGMQLLFDESEEHGRHAGLGLLPGNVIRFQGDYKVPHMGWNKLIFRQPSPLFEGLAEGHVYFVHSFHAKPQRESDLLATTDYHQNVTAIVGSGNVYGMQFHPEKSSDLGMQLLGNFLNLAVSREAVR; encoded by the coding sequence ATGATCGCGATCATTGATTACGGCATGGGCAATCTTCACAGCGTCAGCAAGGCGGTCGAGCGGCTAGGCTATCAAGCGAAAATTACGGCGGACGCTCAAGAAATCCTGGAAGCGGACGGCGCGATTCTGCCGGGCGTCGGCGCTTTCGGCGATGCGATGCAAAATTTGCGGAATACGGGACTCGATGAAGTAACGAAGTTCTACGCTTCGTCCGGCAAGCCGCTGCTCGGCATCTGTCTGGGCATGCAGCTGTTGTTCGACGAAAGCGAGGAGCATGGCCGGCATGCCGGCCTCGGACTGCTTCCGGGGAATGTCATTCGCTTCCAAGGCGATTATAAAGTGCCGCATATGGGCTGGAACAAGCTGATCTTCCGTCAGCCGAGCCCTCTGTTTGAGGGGCTTGCGGAAGGCCATGTATACTTCGTACATTCCTTTCATGCCAAGCCGCAGCGCGAAAGCGACCTGCTCGCGACGACCGACTATCACCAGAACGTGACGGCAATCGTCGGCAGCGGCAATGTATACGGCATGCAGTTCCACCCTGAGAAGAGCAGCGATTTGGGGATGCAGCTGCTTGGCAATTTCTTGAATCTGGCCGTTTCACGCGAAGCGGTTCGCTAA
- the hisF gene encoding imidazole glycerol phosphate synthase subunit HisF, protein MLAKRIIPCLDVKDGRVVKGVNFVNLRDAGDPVELAATYDKEGADELVFLDISASVEGRATMVEVVKRTAGEITIPFTVGGGISHVDDMKRLLRAGADKIGINTAAVKNPSLVKDGARKFGSQCIVVAIDAKFNPEWGEWEVFTHGGRNATGMKALAWAQEVERMGAGEILLTSMDADGTKDGFDLKLTRAVSDSLSIPVIASGGAGRLEHFYDVFEQGHADAGLAATIFHYKEMTIRDVKDDLRKKGVEVR, encoded by the coding sequence ATGCTGGCCAAACGAATTATTCCATGCCTTGATGTGAAGGATGGCCGTGTTGTTAAAGGCGTCAATTTTGTCAATTTACGCGATGCGGGCGATCCTGTCGAGCTTGCGGCGACATATGACAAGGAAGGCGCGGACGAGCTGGTATTTCTTGATATTTCGGCCTCGGTCGAAGGCCGCGCTACGATGGTGGAAGTGGTCAAACGGACAGCAGGTGAAATTACGATTCCGTTTACGGTCGGCGGGGGAATTTCCCATGTTGACGATATGAAGCGGCTGCTCCGTGCGGGTGCGGACAAAATCGGCATCAATACGGCGGCTGTGAAGAACCCTTCGCTGGTCAAGGACGGGGCGCGCAAATTCGGCTCGCAATGCATTGTTGTCGCGATCGACGCGAAGTTCAATCCGGAATGGGGAGAATGGGAAGTCTTTACGCATGGAGGCCGCAATGCTACGGGCATGAAGGCGCTGGCCTGGGCGCAGGAAGTGGAGCGCATGGGGGCGGGAGAGATTCTGCTTACCAGCATGGATGCGGACGGCACGAAGGATGGCTTCGACTTGAAGCTGACGCGTGCGGTATCGGATTCGCTAAGCATTCCGGTTATCGCCTCGGGCGGAGCGGGACGGCTGGAGCACTTCTACGACGTATTCGAGCAGGGACACGCGGATGCAGGTCTTGCCGCGACGATTTTTCACTATAAAGAGATGACGATACGCGACGTTAAAGACGATCTGCGGAAGAAAGGAGTCGAAGTACGATGA
- the hisIE gene encoding bifunctional phosphoribosyl-AMP cyclohydrolase/phosphoribosyl-ATP diphosphatase HisIE: protein MSANPIEAVAEQIKWDEAGLVPAIVQDQISKEVLMMAYMNRESLAKSVETGETWFWSRSRSELWHKGATSGHTQRIVSMHYDCDGDTLLVLVQQQGPACHTGRYSCFYNEIGGIAGAESIRAEAPKQEGAADRFAMLSQLESVIARRYVERPEGAYTTYLFEKGVDKILKKVGEESAEVIIAAKNKDNDELRMETSDLIFHLMVLLRDRGLSLDEVMAELGHRHNKTKPTSK from the coding sequence ATGAGTGCAAACCCTATAGAGGCTGTGGCCGAACAAATCAAATGGGATGAAGCCGGGCTGGTGCCGGCAATCGTGCAGGATCAAATCAGCAAAGAAGTGCTCATGATGGCTTATATGAACCGGGAGTCGCTTGCGAAATCGGTCGAAACCGGCGAAACCTGGTTCTGGAGCCGCTCGCGCAGCGAGCTGTGGCATAAAGGCGCAACAAGCGGCCATACGCAGCGCATCGTATCGATGCATTACGACTGTGATGGAGACACGCTGCTCGTCCTCGTGCAGCAGCAGGGGCCGGCATGCCACACGGGACGATACAGCTGCTTCTACAACGAGATCGGCGGTATTGCCGGGGCGGAGAGCATCCGGGCCGAAGCGCCTAAGCAGGAAGGAGCCGCCGACCGGTTCGCGATGCTGAGCCAGCTGGAGAGCGTCATTGCAAGGCGTTACGTGGAGCGTCCGGAAGGCGCATATACGACGTACTTGTTCGAGAAAGGCGTCGACAAGATTCTGAAGAAGGTCGGCGAAGAGTCGGCCGAGGTCATCATCGCGGCGAAAAACAAGGATAACGATGAGCTGCGGATGGAGACTAGCGATCTGATCTTCCACCTCATGGTGCTGCTCCGCGACCGCGGGTTATCTCTCGATGAGGTCATGGCAGAGCTAGGGCATCGTCATAACAAGACGAAACCGACCTCCAAATAA
- a CDS encoding ribose-phosphate diphosphokinase — MFSDKLRIFSGSSNPKLAERISAELGLPLGKIKLSRFKSGEIYVHYEESVRNCDVFLVQSFSHPINDHFVELLVMIDAAKRASARTINIIMPYYGYARQERKAAPREPISAKMLADVLTTVGANRVITIDLHAPAIQGFFNIPVDHLTALDLISDYLKRKDIRNPVVVSPDAGRASTAEKLANYLDSPFAIMIKKRPTHNESIITHVIGDVDGCTPIIIEDMIDTGTTIVNVVEGLKERGAEDVYVCATHPLFSGPALQRLDHPNIKEVVVTDSISLPDNHSERFTVLSVAPMLAEATRIIIEGGSISTLFKNAGI, encoded by the coding sequence ATGTTTAGCGACAAGCTGCGTATTTTCTCGGGTTCCTCGAATCCAAAACTTGCTGAACGGATCAGCGCCGAACTCGGCCTGCCGCTCGGCAAAATCAAATTGTCACGTTTCAAAAGCGGCGAGATCTATGTTCACTACGAGGAGTCGGTCCGTAACTGCGACGTATTCCTGGTGCAATCGTTCTCGCACCCAATCAACGATCATTTTGTCGAACTGCTTGTCATGATTGACGCGGCAAAGCGTGCTTCCGCACGGACGATCAACATTATCATGCCGTATTACGGATATGCGCGCCAGGAGCGGAAAGCCGCACCGCGTGAGCCGATCTCGGCAAAAATGCTTGCTGACGTACTGACGACCGTCGGTGCGAACCGTGTCATAACCATTGACCTGCATGCGCCGGCCATCCAAGGCTTCTTCAACATTCCGGTAGATCATCTGACCGCGCTAGATTTGATCAGCGATTATTTGAAACGCAAAGACATTCGGAACCCCGTCGTCGTATCCCCGGATGCTGGACGTGCTTCCACGGCGGAGAAGCTGGCGAACTATCTGGACTCGCCGTTCGCCATCATGATCAAGAAACGGCCGACTCACAACGAATCCATCATCACTCACGTTATTGGGGATGTTGACGGCTGTACGCCAATCATCATCGAGGATATGATCGATACCGGCACGACGATCGTCAACGTAGTCGAGGGCCTCAAGGAACGCGGCGCCGAGGACGTATACGTCTGCGCGACGCATCCGCTGTTCTCCGGCCCCGCGCTGCAGCGATTGGACCATCCGAATATTAAAGAAGTCGTCGTCACCGATTCGATTTCCCTGCCGGATAACCACTCCGAACGGTTCACCGTATTGTCCGTAGCGCCGATGCTGGCCGAGGCAACCCGCATTATCATCGAAGGCGGATCGATCAGCACCTTGTTCAAAAATGCAGGCATATAG